Within the Pseudarthrobacter sp. W1I19 genome, the region CAGCAACAGCCGCAGAGACCGGATCCATTCCCACCATCGCCGGCCGCACTGTTGCACGGCGCGCCGCCACCCTCCTCACGCACAAGGCTGAACCGCAGCCCGGCGATGCTGAAGACAACCTCGTCCCGCTCAAGCCACGCCGGTGGGTCACCTGGTCCATCGCCGCGCTGGTGCTGGTGGTCCTGACGGCGGCGCTCTGGCTCGGCTACGCGTGGACCCAGACCCGCTACTACGTCGGCGAGTTCGACGCCCGGGTGGCCATCTACAATGGCGTCTCCCAGCGGCTCGGACCCATCCAGCTTTCCACCCTTGAGACGGTTACCGAGATCCGGATGGACTCGCTCCCCCCGTTCTCGCAGCAGCGGGTACGCCAGACCGTCCCCGCCCAGGACCTCTACGACGCCCAGCGCATCGTCAAGAACCTCGAACTCACCGGCACCACGTCACCCGAAGAGGGGTGCCCGTCCCCGTCGGCATCGCCCGCCACGTCCCCGGTTCCGGCCAGCCCGCCGCCGTCGACAGATGCCCCAGCGCCGGCACCCGATACCTCAACCGCCCCGGCATCGCCGACACCCTCAGCACCGTCCCCCACACCCAGTCCCACGATCTCCTGTGAGGTGGGCCAATGACCCAGCCCAGTACCGCGCCCAAGCCACGACGCAACGTGGAGCTCGCCTTGCTCCTGCTTGCCCTCTGCGTGGGCATCGGCGCCAACATGCTGGTTGGCGTGGACAAGGAAAAGGCCTTCGATTCGGACTTCTGGTTCCAGTCCAGCCTCCTCGCTGTTGCGGCCCTGGTATTCCACGGGGTCCTCCGCTTCCGGGCCAAATATGCTGATCCAGTAATACTTCCCGTGGTTGTGGCCCTCAACGGCATTGGCCTGGCCATGATCCACCGCCTGGACGCGCCCGGCGATGACACCGGCAACAACCAACTCCGGTGGACCCTCATCGCCATGGCCGTGGCCATCGCGGTGATCTGGTTCCTCAAAGACCACCGGGTCCTGCGCAAATTCACCTTCATCTCACTTGCCGCCAGCGCCCTGCTCCTGTTGCTGCCCCTGATCCCCGGGATCAGCGCCGGGGAGATCCTGGGCGCGCGCGTGTGGATCCGGCTCGGCCCCATGACCTTCCAGCCCGGCGAAGTCGCAAAGATCACCCTCGCAATATTCTTTGCAGGGTATCTGTCGTCCAACCGGGACCTCATCCTGCTGGCCGGCCGGAAAATCGGCCCGATGCAGTTCCCCCGCTTCAAGGACATGGGACCCATGATCACTGCCTGGCTGGTCAGCATCGGCGTGCTCATCTTCCAGCGTGACCTGGGCTCCTCGGTCCTGTTCTTCGGCCTCTTCATCGTGATGATCTACGTTGCCACCAGCCGCATCAGCTGGGTGGTCATCGGCCTGGCCCTCATCCTTGGCGGCGGCTTCGTGGCAGCGCAGGTGTTTTCCCACGTCCAGCAGCGCGTGTTCGGATGGCTCAATGCCTTTTCCCCTGAGGTCTACGAAAACGGCAGCCGGCAGGTAATCCAGGGCCTCTTCGGCATGGCCAACGGCGGCCTGGTGGGAACGGGGCTGGGCCAGGGCCGTCCGGATCTGGTGCCCTTTGCCAACAGCGACATGATCATCGCCTCCCTCGGCGAGGAGCTGGGGCTGATCGGACTGTTCGCCATCGTCCTGATGTACCTGCTGCTCTTCACCCGGGGTTTCCGGGCCGCCCTCGGCACCCGCGACGCGTTCGGAAAGCTGCTGGCCTGCGGCCTGTCCTTCGCCGTCGCGCTGCAGTGCTTTGTGGTGATCGGCGGCGTCACCCGGCTCATCCCCTTGACCGGCCTCACCACCCCATTCCTGGCCGCCGGCGGCTCATCGCTGTTGGCCAACTGGATCATCGTGGGCCTGCTCCTGTTGATTTCCCATACCGCCCGCGGACCGGTGGATACCACTCCGCCTCCTTCGGCAAAAGAAGCCGATTCCC harbors:
- a CDS encoding FtsW/RodA/SpoVE family cell cycle protein encodes the protein MTQPSTAPKPRRNVELALLLLALCVGIGANMLVGVDKEKAFDSDFWFQSSLLAVAALVFHGVLRFRAKYADPVILPVVVALNGIGLAMIHRLDAPGDDTGNNQLRWTLIAMAVAIAVIWFLKDHRVLRKFTFISLAASALLLLLPLIPGISAGEILGARVWIRLGPMTFQPGEVAKITLAIFFAGYLSSNRDLILLAGRKIGPMQFPRFKDMGPMITAWLVSIGVLIFQRDLGSSVLFFGLFIVMIYVATSRISWVVIGLALILGGGFVAAQVFSHVQQRVFGWLNAFSPEVYENGSRQVIQGLFGMANGGLVGTGLGQGRPDLVPFANSDMIIASLGEELGLIGLFAIVLMYLLLFTRGFRAALGTRDAFGKLLACGLSFAVALQCFVVIGGVTRLIPLTGLTTPFLAAGGSSLLANWIIVGLLLLISHTARGPVDTTPPPSAKEADSLGIDTPTEAVKHP